The proteins below are encoded in one region of Nakamurella flava:
- a CDS encoding FAD-binding oxidoreductase, with protein MTTARGVGALRLSGRVVRPGDADYDVARTPWNHFITRRPAAVAYARTTQDVIDAVDWARRHRMEFRVRSGEHSLVAWSSVDDGLIIDVSGLKAVTVTAPRRDAVPTALLGAGLTQGEVVAALGRSGLTVPLGNKGSMALVGATLGGGFGLLSRTFGLVSDQLLGAEIVVAGDDGLAQSICVDTRHHADLLWALRGGGNGGIGIVTSLLMRTQPMTTAVRVTARWSGLTHLPAVLAAWQRTAPAADHRLTSQLEIRRDGIDLLAVMVDGSEAAAVELLAPVLGHGEPEVTAVEEAWTGIFDSVQVPTHAEPANWHSTSQFMDRPMPALAVEVVTAFMQAAPTADCCVFTQALGGAVLTGEPLGGSAFAHRESWFYAQIDAVWGVRGDRPAAEDPQTEECLSWADRFSRSLRPWADGAYVNVPNPDLREWERAYWRDNADRLRAVKTVYDPEDVFHHQQSSPPMR; from the coding sequence ATGACGACGGCACGAGGAGTGGGAGCATTGCGCCTTTCCGGTCGGGTCGTCCGGCCCGGGGACGCCGACTACGACGTCGCCCGCACCCCGTGGAACCACTTCATCACCCGGCGGCCGGCCGCGGTGGCCTACGCACGCACCACCCAGGACGTCATCGATGCGGTCGACTGGGCCCGGCGGCACCGGATGGAGTTCCGGGTCCGCAGCGGCGAACACAGTCTTGTCGCGTGGTCCTCCGTCGACGACGGTCTGATCATCGACGTCTCCGGACTGAAGGCGGTGACCGTCACCGCCCCCCGACGGGACGCCGTGCCGACGGCTCTGCTCGGAGCCGGGTTGACCCAGGGCGAGGTGGTGGCCGCGTTGGGCCGGTCCGGGTTGACCGTGCCGCTGGGCAACAAGGGCTCCATGGCGCTGGTCGGGGCGACCCTGGGTGGTGGTTTCGGCCTGCTGTCGCGGACCTTCGGCCTGGTGAGCGACCAGCTGCTCGGGGCCGAGATCGTGGTGGCCGGTGACGACGGCCTGGCCCAGTCGATCTGCGTCGACACCCGGCATCACGCGGACCTGCTGTGGGCGCTGCGCGGGGGTGGCAACGGCGGCATCGGGATCGTCACCTCGCTGCTGATGCGGACCCAGCCGATGACCACCGCGGTCCGTGTCACCGCCCGGTGGTCCGGCCTCACGCATCTTCCCGCCGTGCTCGCGGCCTGGCAGCGGACGGCCCCGGCGGCCGACCACCGGCTCACCAGCCAACTCGAGATCCGCCGCGACGGCATCGATCTGCTGGCCGTCATGGTGGACGGCAGCGAAGCCGCCGCCGTCGAACTGCTCGCACCCGTCCTCGGCCACGGCGAGCCGGAGGTCACCGCCGTCGAAGAGGCCTGGACCGGGATCTTCGACAGCGTCCAGGTCCCCACCCATGCCGAACCGGCGAACTGGCACTCCACGTCGCAGTTCATGGACCGGCCGATGCCGGCGTTGGCCGTGGAGGTGGTGACGGCCTTCATGCAGGCCGCACCGACGGCCGACTGCTGCGTCTTCACCCAGGCCCTCGGCGGGGCCGTGCTGACGGGCGAGCCGCTCGGCGGCAGCGCTTTCGCCCACCGGGAGAGCTGGTTCTACGCGCAGATCGACGCGGTGTGGGGAGTCCGCGGGGATCGGCCCGCGGCCGAGGACCCCCAGACGGAGGAGTGCCTGTCCTGGGCGGACCGGTTCTCCCGGTCGCTCCGACCGTGGGCCGACGGCGCCTACGTCAACGTGCCGAATCCCGACCTACGGGAGTGGGAGCGGGCGTACTGGCGTGACAACGCCGACCGGCTCCGGGCCGTGAAGACGGTCTACGACCCGGAGGACGTCTTCCACCATCAGCAGAGCAGTCCGCCGATGCGCTGA
- a CDS encoding MarR family transcriptional regulator, with protein MSQRREQIDDQESGRYGGLDRSSLDRLSAGRSRDGGVHLFGLTPDDETLLAQLHRSRPASVLDAVELSHRPAAEVRRSLDRLEARGLVVVREDGLRYPHPAVGTADMVSARIGALRADTAGALERIERLVADLPSLLRQWSVGEAEADHVQTVTLHGPLAQQNLWFEVADHHGGSLESVIPDLTGWVAASDARVDLFAEAMAAKDRLRGLVPAWVTHTEHELARLRRFERAGVEFRTLEAPPGWFWVDGDQVALPLVWGDPHPVSVMAVRNAALADLARLYFDELWRRSGPLVPVTTDAWTPLLRLMRQGITLETASRMVGVNPRTGRRRIATAMEHYGVSTLFALGVAWATDGGDSTG; from the coding sequence TTGTCCCAGCGCAGGGAACAGATCGACGACCAGGAGTCGGGACGGTACGGGGGGCTCGACCGTTCCTCGCTGGATCGTCTCTCGGCCGGGCGGTCGCGAGACGGCGGCGTGCACCTGTTCGGCCTGACGCCCGACGACGAGACCCTGCTGGCCCAGCTGCACCGCAGTCGGCCGGCCAGCGTGCTCGACGCGGTCGAGCTGTCCCACCGACCCGCGGCGGAGGTGCGGCGATCCCTCGACCGACTGGAGGCCCGCGGACTGGTCGTCGTGCGGGAGGACGGCCTGCGCTACCCGCACCCGGCCGTGGGGACCGCGGACATGGTCTCCGCCCGCATCGGCGCGCTGCGGGCCGACACCGCCGGTGCCCTCGAACGGATCGAGCGGCTGGTCGCCGACCTGCCGTCTCTCCTGCGTCAGTGGTCGGTGGGGGAGGCCGAGGCGGACCACGTCCAGACCGTGACCCTGCACGGCCCGTTGGCCCAGCAGAACCTCTGGTTCGAGGTCGCCGACCACCACGGGGGCTCTCTCGAGTCGGTGATCCCGGACCTGACCGGGTGGGTGGCCGCGTCGGACGCCCGGGTGGACCTGTTCGCCGAGGCCATGGCGGCCAAGGATCGGCTGCGCGGTCTCGTGCCGGCCTGGGTCACGCACACCGAGCACGAACTGGCCCGGTTGCGACGCTTCGAACGTGCGGGCGTCGAGTTCCGCACCCTGGAGGCGCCACCCGGATGGTTCTGGGTCGACGGCGATCAGGTCGCCCTGCCGCTGGTGTGGGGCGATCCGCACCCGGTCAGCGTGATGGCCGTCCGCAACGCCGCCCTCGCCGACCTCGCCCGGCTCTACTTCGACGAGCTGTGGCGGCGTTCCGGCCCGCTGGTGCCCGTCACGACGGACGCCTGGACGCCGTTGCTGCGGCTGATGCGGCAGGGCATCACGCTGGAAACCGCCTCACGCATGGTCGGGGTCAACCCGCGGACCGGCCGCCGGCGGATCGCCACCGCCATGGAGCACTACGGGGTGTCCACCCTGTTCGCGCTCGGGGTGGCGTGGGCGACCGACGGCGGCGATTCGACCGGCTGA
- a CDS encoding ASCH domain-containing protein, whose protein sequence is MLLPPATARAVRDGTVTLAFRRWDQPRVAVGGTQRTVAGVLRFEAVTEVQDAELTESDAVAAGFPDLRSLRKALARGRGSRLYRVQLAFDRPDERVALRETRPDVAEIEHITATLDRMDAGRRTGPWTREILRLIADRPAVRAPDLAASLGRETAPFKLDVRRLKELGLTHSLAVGYELSPRGRTYLDATGGSGGDQPG, encoded by the coding sequence ATGCTGCTGCCGCCGGCCACCGCCCGGGCCGTCCGGGACGGCACCGTCACGCTCGCCTTCCGTCGATGGGATCAACCGCGGGTCGCCGTCGGGGGCACTCAGCGGACCGTTGCCGGCGTCCTGAGGTTCGAGGCCGTGACCGAGGTGCAGGACGCCGAACTCACCGAGAGTGACGCCGTCGCCGCTGGTTTCCCCGACCTGAGGTCGTTGCGCAAAGCCCTCGCCCGCGGTCGGGGCAGTCGGTTGTACCGGGTGCAGCTGGCCTTCGACCGGCCCGACGAACGGGTGGCCCTGCGTGAGACCCGGCCGGACGTCGCGGAGATCGAGCACATCACGGCCACCCTGGATCGGATGGACGCGGGCCGGCGGACGGGGCCGTGGACCCGCGAGATCCTGCGGCTGATCGCCGACCGGCCGGCGGTGCGGGCCCCCGATCTCGCCGCGTCCCTGGGTCGGGAGACCGCGCCGTTCAAGCTGGACGTCCGCCGGCTCAAGGAACTCGGTCTGACCCACAGCCTGGCCGTCGGATACGAGCTCTCCCCGCGCGGTCGCACCTACCTCGACGCGACCGGCGGGTCGGGCGGCGATCAGCCGGGCTGA
- a CDS encoding 3-hydroxyacyl-CoA dehydrogenase NAD-binding domain-containing protein has translation MTTTEDRTATPTRSALPVPPEVVTRSVARIVDVPRTPSSGGAGAPLRFALITVDNGKDHTRPSTLGPQGLACLDAALDEAFAARPDAIAVTGKPFVFAVGADLSQVGGIADRSQAAEFIGAGQRVFGRLRTSTVPTFAFLNGAAMGGGMELALQCHYRTVATNAAALAQPEVFLGLLPGWGGTQLIPRLAGPANAVTLIVENALNQNRMLRPGDALALGVVDVVLDAADFLEQSLRWAAGVVDGDIVVERTPFAGADDAAWAEALERGRAVADLRTKGAAPAAYRALDAIALSRDTELDAGLATEADLETDLIMSDEFRAGVYSFQLTQQRAKKPVGAPDPRLARRITKVGVVGAGLMAGQLALLFARRLRVPVVLTELDQGRLDKGLARIHRDVDGLLRKKKIGPDEANRIRALVTGSLDHSAYADADFVVEAVFEEMSVKKQVLAQLEQHVRPDTVLATNTSSLSITEMASGLEHPERVVGFHFFNPVAVMPLLEIIRGERTDDESLATAFALAKPLRKGPILVNDGPGFVVNRLLLRLMGEVFAAMDEGTPFAVADSALDPLGLPMSPLMLLQLTGPAVAQHVAVTLRDQLGERFPVSENLQRIVDAGHTTILSWDESGRQVLDPEVAALWQQGDRPSTAEQVRERALRAVAVEARGLLDEGVVAEAADIDLGMLTGAGFPFWLGGITPYLDRTGVSERAVGRRFLPPGVASVPPGQPG, from the coding sequence ATGACCACCACCGAGGACCGCACGGCCACCCCCACCCGATCGGCCCTCCCGGTGCCGCCCGAGGTGGTGACCCGCTCCGTCGCCCGCATCGTCGACGTGCCGCGGACGCCGTCGTCCGGGGGAGCTGGCGCCCCACTCCGGTTCGCGCTCATCACCGTCGACAACGGCAAGGACCACACCCGCCCCTCGACCCTGGGGCCGCAGGGCCTGGCCTGCCTGGACGCCGCGCTGGACGAGGCGTTCGCCGCCCGCCCGGACGCGATCGCGGTCACCGGCAAGCCGTTCGTCTTCGCGGTCGGCGCCGATCTGTCCCAGGTCGGCGGGATCGCCGACCGCAGCCAGGCGGCCGAGTTCATCGGAGCCGGGCAGCGGGTCTTCGGTCGCCTGCGGACCAGTACGGTCCCGACGTTCGCTTTCCTCAACGGGGCGGCGATGGGCGGCGGGATGGAACTGGCGCTGCAGTGTCACTACCGCACGGTGGCGACCAACGCGGCCGCCCTCGCCCAACCGGAGGTCTTCCTCGGCCTGCTCCCGGGGTGGGGCGGCACCCAGCTGATCCCGCGGCTCGCCGGACCGGCCAACGCGGTCACCCTGATCGTGGAGAACGCGCTCAACCAGAACCGCATGCTGCGGCCCGGCGACGCGTTGGCCCTGGGCGTGGTGGATGTCGTGCTGGACGCCGCCGACTTCCTCGAACAGTCCCTGCGCTGGGCCGCGGGGGTCGTGGACGGCGACATCGTCGTGGAGCGAACGCCTTTCGCCGGTGCGGACGATGCCGCCTGGGCGGAGGCCCTGGAACGCGGCCGAGCCGTGGCCGACCTGCGGACGAAGGGGGCCGCCCCTGCGGCCTATCGGGCCCTCGATGCGATAGCGCTGTCCCGGGACACCGAACTGGACGCCGGGCTGGCCACCGAGGCCGACCTGGAGACCGACCTGATCATGTCCGACGAGTTCCGAGCCGGGGTCTACTCGTTCCAGCTCACCCAGCAACGGGCCAAGAAACCGGTCGGCGCGCCCGATCCGCGGCTGGCCCGCAGGATCACCAAGGTCGGGGTGGTCGGCGCCGGTCTGATGGCCGGGCAGCTGGCCCTGCTGTTCGCCCGGCGGTTGCGGGTGCCGGTGGTGCTCACCGAACTCGACCAGGGCCGCCTGGACAAGGGCCTGGCCCGCATCCACCGGGACGTCGACGGACTGCTGCGCAAGAAGAAGATCGGCCCCGACGAGGCCAACCGCATCCGCGCCCTGGTCACCGGCTCACTCGACCACTCCGCCTACGCCGACGCCGATTTCGTGGTCGAAGCGGTCTTCGAGGAGATGAGCGTCAAAAAGCAGGTCCTCGCGCAACTCGAACAGCACGTCCGGCCGGACACGGTGCTGGCCACCAACACCTCCTCGCTGTCCATCACCGAGATGGCCAGTGGTCTGGAGCATCCCGAGCGGGTCGTCGGTTTCCACTTCTTCAACCCGGTCGCGGTCATGCCGCTGCTGGAGATCATCCGCGGCGAGCGGACCGACGACGAGTCCCTGGCCACCGCCTTCGCGCTGGCCAAACCGCTGCGCAAGGGCCCCATCCTGGTCAACGACGGCCCCGGGTTCGTCGTCAACCGGTTGCTGCTGCGCCTGATGGGCGAGGTGTTCGCGGCGATGGACGAGGGGACGCCGTTCGCGGTGGCCGACTCCGCGCTCGACCCGCTCGGCCTGCCGATGAGCCCGCTGATGCTGCTGCAGCTGACCGGGCCGGCGGTCGCCCAGCACGTCGCGGTGACCTTGAGAGATCAACTGGGCGAACGCTTCCCGGTGTCGGAGAACCTGCAGCGCATCGTCGATGCGGGGCATACCACGATCCTGTCGTGGGACGAGTCCGGCCGGCAGGTGCTGGACCCGGAGGTCGCCGCCCTGTGGCAGCAGGGTGATCGCCCGTCGACCGCCGAACAGGTCCGGGAACGGGCCCTGCGCGCGGTCGCCGTCGAGGCCCGCGGACTGCTCGACGAAGGAGTCGTCGCCGAGGCCGCCGACATCGATCTGGGCATGCTGACCGGTGCCGGGTTCCCGTTCTGGCTGGGCGGCATCACGCCCTACCTGGACCGCACGGGGGTGTCCGAGCGGGCCGTCGGCCGGCGGTTCCTGCCCCCGGGGGTGGCCAGCGTGCCCCCGGGTCAGCCCGGCTGA
- a CDS encoding thiolase family protein: protein MVFVEGVRTPFGKAGDKGQYAQTRADDLVVKVIRELLRRRPELPPERIDDVAVAATMQTGDQGLTIGRTAALLAGLPRSVPGFAIDRMCAGAMTAVTTVASGIAAGAYDAAIAGGVEHMGHHPIGEGADPNPRFVADRLVDPSALNMGATAENLHDRWPGLTRERADAYAVVSQERYAKALANGHITADLVPVATRSAELGWGLATADELPRPGTTADALAGLRTPFRPHGRVTAGNASGLTDGATGCLLVAADVAREYGLPVRMRMVTFAFAGVEPETMGTGPIPSTEKALAKAGLTIDDIGLIEINEAFAVQVLAFIEHFGLADEDERVNPWGGAIAMGHPLASSGIRLMTQLAREFAEHPQVRYGLTTMCVGLGMGGTVIWENPHWQDTTDRSDTDGSAA from the coding sequence GTGGTCTTCGTCGAGGGGGTCCGCACCCCGTTCGGCAAGGCCGGGGACAAGGGCCAGTACGCCCAGACCCGGGCCGACGACCTCGTGGTCAAGGTCATCCGCGAGCTGCTGCGGAGGCGGCCCGAACTGCCACCGGAACGCATCGACGACGTCGCCGTCGCCGCCACCATGCAGACCGGTGACCAGGGCCTGACCATCGGCCGCACCGCGGCCCTGCTGGCCGGACTCCCCCGCTCCGTCCCCGGGTTCGCGATCGACCGGATGTGCGCGGGGGCGATGACCGCCGTGACCACGGTGGCATCCGGGATCGCCGCCGGGGCCTACGACGCGGCCATCGCCGGCGGCGTGGAACACATGGGCCACCACCCGATCGGCGAGGGCGCCGACCCCAACCCGCGGTTCGTCGCCGACCGCCTGGTGGACCCGTCCGCCCTCAACATGGGCGCGACCGCCGAGAACCTGCACGACCGGTGGCCGGGTCTGACCCGTGAACGGGCCGACGCCTACGCCGTGGTCAGCCAGGAGCGGTACGCCAAGGCGCTGGCCAACGGTCACATCACGGCCGACCTGGTCCCGGTGGCCACCCGCTCGGCCGAACTCGGCTGGGGACTGGCGACCGCCGACGAACTGCCCCGCCCGGGGACCACCGCGGACGCTCTGGCCGGCCTGCGCACCCCGTTCCGGCCGCACGGCCGGGTCACCGCGGGGAACGCCTCCGGCCTGACCGACGGCGCCACCGGGTGCCTGCTGGTCGCCGCGGACGTGGCGCGCGAGTACGGGCTGCCCGTGCGGATGCGGATGGTCACCTTCGCCTTCGCCGGGGTCGAGCCCGAGACCATGGGGACCGGTCCGATCCCGTCGACCGAGAAGGCCCTGGCCAAGGCCGGTCTGACCATCGACGACATCGGCCTGATCGAGATCAACGAGGCGTTCGCCGTCCAGGTCCTGGCCTTCATCGAGCATTTCGGGCTGGCCGACGAGGACGAGCGGGTCAACCCGTGGGGCGGCGCCATCGCCATGGGCCACCCGCTGGCGTCGTCCGGCATCCGGCTGATGACGCAGCTGGCCCGGGAGTTCGCCGAGCACCCCCAGGTGCGGTACGGCCTGACGACCATGTGCGTGGGGCTGGGCATGGGCGGCACCGTCATCTGGGAGAACCCGCACTGGCAGGACACCACCGACCGCAGCGACACCGACGGGAGCGCGGCATGA
- a CDS encoding HRDC domain-containing protein, which yields MAAGPDDLDARTDQAPAPVPLLSPRDPYAGPVVDPLELTAWAERFAGGSADPVAIDAERASGFRYSARAYLVQLRRADVGTVLLDPVPLGDLTVLDEPLARSEWVLHAANQDLPCLADAGIRPRRLFDTELAGRLAGLPRVGLGPLVENVLGLHLRKGHGAADWSSRPLPYEWLTYAALDVEVLVELRDAMEKTLREQGKWEWAAQEFQALVDAPPPVPRAEPWRRTSGMHRMSDRRSLAVVRELWTTRDGLARRRDLAPHRVLPDTAIIAAASARPTTIEALVALPVFSGRVQRRHADLWLAAVDRALRLPDRDLPPVRSPGEGPPPPAKWSARDPRAAARLQHARAALAELSERVATPVENLVSPDTVRRVLWSPPEDGTAESIGAALAERGARPWQVDLVTPLVRAALDAGAPDS from the coding sequence ATGGCGGCCGGTCCGGACGATCTTGACGCCCGTACCGACCAGGCTCCCGCCCCCGTTCCGCTGCTGTCCCCGCGCGATCCGTATGCGGGTCCGGTGGTCGACCCCCTGGAGCTGACCGCCTGGGCCGAGCGCTTCGCCGGGGGCTCCGCCGACCCGGTGGCGATCGATGCCGAACGGGCCTCGGGTTTCCGTTACTCCGCCCGGGCCTACCTGGTACAGCTGCGGCGGGCCGATGTCGGCACGGTGCTGCTCGATCCCGTCCCGTTGGGTGACCTGACGGTGCTGGACGAACCGTTGGCCCGTTCGGAATGGGTGCTGCACGCGGCCAACCAGGACCTGCCGTGCCTGGCCGATGCCGGGATCCGGCCGCGGCGGCTGTTCGACACCGAGTTGGCCGGCCGATTGGCCGGGCTGCCCCGGGTCGGTCTCGGGCCGCTCGTGGAGAACGTGCTCGGCCTGCACCTGCGCAAGGGACACGGCGCGGCCGACTGGTCGAGCCGGCCGCTGCCGTACGAATGGCTGACCTACGCCGCGCTGGACGTCGAGGTGCTGGTCGAGCTGCGCGACGCGATGGAGAAGACCCTGCGCGAGCAGGGCAAATGGGAGTGGGCCGCGCAGGAGTTCCAGGCCTTGGTCGACGCGCCGCCGCCGGTCCCCCGGGCGGAGCCCTGGCGCCGTACGTCGGGGATGCACCGGATGAGCGACCGGCGGTCCCTGGCCGTGGTGCGCGAACTGTGGACCACCCGGGACGGGCTGGCCCGGCGCCGGGATCTCGCGCCGCACCGAGTGCTGCCGGACACCGCGATCATCGCCGCCGCGTCGGCCCGCCCGACGACGATCGAGGCCCTGGTGGCCCTTCCGGTGTTCTCGGGCCGGGTGCAGCGGCGGCACGCCGATCTGTGGCTGGCCGCGGTCGACCGCGCTCTGCGCCTGCCGGACCGGGATCTGCCGCCGGTGCGCTCCCCCGGCGAGGGACCGCCCCCACCGGCGAAGTGGTCGGCCCGGGATCCCCGGGCCGCCGCCCGGTTACAGCACGCACGCGCGGCCCTGGCCGAACTGAGCGAACGGGTGGCTACCCCGGTCGAGAACCTGGTGTCACCGGACACCGTTCGACGGGTGCTGTGGAGCCCACCGGAGGACGGCACCGCGGAGTCCATCGGTGCCGCGCTGGCCGAGCGGGGGGCCCGCCCGTGGCAGGTGGATCTCGTGACCCCGCTCGTGCGGGCCGCGCTCGATGCCGGTGCCCCGGACAGCTGA
- a CDS encoding response regulator transcription factor, translating into MSNPVVGSLETMRRGDGARPGVLPAQRSPLRESAPSPLRIATVLIVDPDRATRDPLRTSLGDVGVGRVLEAASVAAVEDLVARQVSGDLALISLQLGADATRLIHALREAGWPRVVALAPTADIGPVIDAVGAGASGVLIGRRANPASASIPSTIHELSSREIEVIRLVADGRSNKWIGDQLSLSALTVKSHLARIGRKLGTGDRAHMVALAMRAGVIS; encoded by the coding sequence TTGAGCAACCCCGTGGTCGGCTCCCTTGAGACGATGCGGCGCGGTGACGGAGCCCGTCCGGGTGTGCTGCCCGCGCAGAGGTCGCCTCTGCGTGAATCCGCGCCGTCCCCGCTCCGCATCGCGACCGTCCTGATCGTCGACCCGGACCGGGCGACCCGCGACCCGCTGCGCACCAGTCTGGGCGACGTCGGCGTCGGCCGTGTCCTGGAGGCCGCCTCGGTGGCGGCCGTGGAGGATCTGGTCGCCCGCCAGGTGAGCGGCGATCTGGCCCTGATCAGCCTGCAGCTCGGTGCCGATGCGACGCGCCTGATCCATGCGCTGCGCGAGGCCGGATGGCCGCGAGTCGTCGCCCTCGCCCCCACGGCCGACATCGGCCCGGTCATCGACGCCGTCGGCGCCGGCGCGAGCGGGGTGCTGATCGGCCGCCGGGCGAATCCCGCTTCCGCCAGCATTCCCAGCACCATCCACGAGTTGTCGTCCCGGGAGATCGAGGTCATCCGGCTCGTCGCCGACGGCCGGTCGAACAAGTGGATCGGTGATCAACTGTCCTTGTCCGCGCTGACCGTCAAGAGCCATCTGGCGCGGATCGGCCGCAAGCTCGGCACCGGTGACCGCGCGCACATGGTCGCGCTGGCCATGCGGGCCGGCGTCATCTCCTGA
- a CDS encoding DUF3000 domain-containing protein, whose protein sequence is MTSVPSTAGPAEFRRAVSRLDAARTRREVELGALPAPARLAPWSHAVSVALYSGGREDEAASGRLILLYDPDGVQTWGGTLRVVVFATCELDIEIAQDPLLPDVTWSWLTEALESNGAHFSALGGTVTATSSTRFGDIAGPARTDDVELRASWTADEHTDRHLQAFADFLAAAAGLPPEGVTVLQPVESADAGSIDR, encoded by the coding sequence ATGACGAGCGTGCCGTCGACCGCCGGGCCGGCCGAGTTCCGTCGGGCGGTGAGCCGCCTGGATGCCGCCCGCACCCGCCGCGAGGTCGAGCTCGGCGCGCTGCCCGCCCCCGCCCGGCTGGCACCGTGGAGTCACGCCGTGTCGGTCGCCCTCTATTCCGGCGGGCGCGAGGACGAGGCGGCGTCGGGCCGGCTGATCCTGCTGTACGACCCGGACGGGGTGCAGACCTGGGGCGGGACGCTGCGGGTGGTCGTCTTCGCGACCTGTGAGCTCGACATCGAGATCGCCCAGGACCCCCTGCTGCCGGACGTCACGTGGAGTTGGCTGACCGAGGCGCTGGAATCGAACGGGGCACACTTCTCGGCGCTGGGCGGAACTGTGACCGCGACCTCCTCCACCCGTTTCGGCGACATCGCCGGGCCGGCCCGGACCGATGACGTCGAACTGCGGGCCAGCTGGACGGCCGACGAGCACACCGATCGCCACCTGCAGGCCTTCGCCGACTTCCTGGCGGCGGCCGCCGGGCTTCCGCCGGAGGGTGTGACCGTGCTCCAGCCGGTCGAGTCCGCTGACGCCGGGTCGATCGATCGGTGA
- a CDS encoding alpha/beta fold hydrolase: MAAVLLLSGCTLGPSQRPALATAGPGSLPPVSTDASSSVSSPPSGAGGAPRTADPVRWTACDTLPTSATADGVRYAVDCATVRPDGSGLLGDPIAVARARADGVPADAPTLVVVSGAPGQNPADAVVAVAAGLSPAVRDAFAVVTVDLAGTGPRGVRCLGSTAGQALLTMGGDPGSPGAAALLAEQSRELTFQCGDEIGPDLTAVNTTTAADQLDAVRDALGGGGLRLLGRGWGATLGAVYADRYPGSVAAMVLDGPADPRAGAVDRLTAVAATAESTFDAFAAACLARQDGCPLGDDPRARVSTLVTDLDTVAGPGSGRATGGSVLLDLVLSLGEPDDWPALADRVAAAGSSGVSAADPLLADLATRVGLVGADGSSVPTSGWTSSALVYGCNDTATRLTSEQLTAAATTARAGAPLFGAFTVGLLGWCGNWPAPDATLGAVRAAGAPPLLVLSSTGDPWAPADGVRALAGQLSSARVVTWQSARSGSYPASACVTGAVEAYLVSGTTPTADVLCPP; this comes from the coding sequence GTGGCTGCCGTGCTGTTGCTGTCCGGGTGCACGCTCGGCCCGTCCCAGCGTCCGGCGCTGGCCACGGCCGGACCGGGCAGCCTGCCCCCGGTGTCGACGGACGCCTCGTCCTCGGTCTCGTCCCCACCGAGCGGAGCGGGCGGGGCGCCGCGAACCGCCGACCCCGTCCGCTGGACCGCGTGCGACACCCTGCCGACGAGTGCGACGGCCGACGGGGTCCGGTACGCCGTGGACTGCGCGACCGTCCGCCCGGACGGCAGCGGGTTGCTGGGTGATCCGATCGCGGTCGCCCGGGCGCGGGCGGACGGCGTCCCCGCCGACGCTCCGACCCTGGTGGTGGTCTCCGGCGCTCCCGGGCAGAACCCGGCGGACGCCGTGGTCGCGGTGGCGGCCGGGCTGTCACCGGCGGTCCGCGACGCGTTCGCGGTGGTGACGGTGGATCTCGCCGGCACGGGTCCCCGCGGGGTGCGATGCCTGGGATCGACGGCAGGTCAGGCGCTCCTGACGATGGGCGGCGACCCCGGTAGCCCGGGGGCGGCCGCACTCCTGGCCGAGCAGTCGCGGGAGCTCACCTTCCAGTGCGGCGACGAGATCGGTCCGGACCTCACCGCGGTCAACACCACGACCGCCGCCGACCAGCTCGACGCGGTCCGCGACGCACTCGGCGGTGGCGGGCTGCGCCTTCTCGGCCGGGGGTGGGGCGCGACCCTGGGCGCGGTCTACGCCGACCGCTATCCGGGGTCGGTCGCCGCGATGGTGCTGGACGGGCCGGCGGATCCGCGGGCCGGCGCGGTGGATCGGCTGACGGCGGTGGCCGCCACGGCCGAGAGCACGTTCGACGCCTTCGCCGCCGCTTGCCTTGCCCGGCAGGACGGCTGCCCGCTCGGCGACGACCCCCGCGCCCGGGTGTCCACCCTGGTGACCGACCTGGACACCGTCGCCGGCCCCGGGTCGGGTCGGGCCACCGGTGGTTCGGTCCTGCTGGACCTGGTCCTGTCCCTCGGGGAGCCCGACGACTGGCCGGCGCTGGCCGACCGGGTGGCCGCAGCCGGCTCGTCGGGGGTCTCGGCGGCGGACCCGCTGCTGGCCGATCTGGCCACCCGGGTCGGTCTGGTGGGCGCGGACGGCTCGTCGGTACCCACGTCGGGGTGGACGTCGTCGGCGCTGGTCTACGGGTGCAACGACACGGCGACGCGACTGACCAGTGAACAGCTGACCGCGGCGGCCACCACCGCCCGGGCCGGGGCGCCGCTGTTCGGGGCGTTCACCGTGGGCCTGCTCGGGTGGTGCGGCAACTGGCCGGCCCCGGATGCGACCCTCGGGGCGGTGCGGGCCGCCGGCGCCCCGCCTCTGCTGGTGCTCTCCTCGACCGGTGATCCGTGGGCTCCGGCCGACGGGGTACGTGCCCTGGCCGGGCAGTTGTCGTCGGCTCGCGTCGTCACCTGGCAGTCAGCGCGTTCGGGGAGCTACCCGGCGAGTGCGTGCGTGACGGGTGCGGTCGAGGCGTACCTCGTCTCGGGCACCACACCGACGGCGGACGTCCTCTGCCCGCCCTGA